A DNA window from uncultured Methanoregula sp. contains the following coding sequences:
- a CDS encoding chemotaxis protein CheA: MSEFEAYRGLFVAESRENHENLVKNLLILEKGADENAIDEIFRSCHTLKGASASMGFSDMERICHAMEDVFQLVRSGSAEITQELGNLLLACSDVIEQMIDDIEAGGDSSSKNPDEQVKALKEWVSKHGGAKGKQTEAAPTVTRPAESPEIPLDGDANAAGIPEFDIHITVASECMMKDVRAMLAIGNLEGLGTIISVNPSKEAIDEGKFEGSFDLRIRSDAGEDALKTAASGTEIASVEIKPVVIEEVVSADAQAAAKKGPEADKKQATSADKNREIKHLRVDIHQLDHIMNLVEDLVINRGRLKQIAEQHKIKEMDEAIGMVERSVSDLQSLMMIIRMIPLNQIFNRLPRVVRDVAQYDGKEVEFVIEGGETELDRSVMDGLNDPLLHLIRNAVNHGIESPEARENAGKPRKGFVKLSAHRDRDNVIIELVDDGAGINVEKVKKKAIEKGMITQEAADILTVDQAIDLLFQPGFSTADKITDISGRGVGLDVVKRSIEALKGTIRVETTPGKGSRFELLLPPTMAIVDVMIVRINGKRLGIPISSIVEVANFKRDSTHHIGKGEAILLRDEVLQIMWLNDMVGASEICEILIVVQYQKRKCCIPVDLVEGKQEVVVKPLSRFIGNTRGVSGVTILGDGEVVPVLDVNTIV; this comes from the coding sequence GTGTCTGAATTTGAGGCTTACCGGGGATTATTTGTCGCGGAGTCCCGCGAGAATCACGAGAACCTGGTAAAGAACCTCTTAATTCTGGAAAAAGGTGCAGACGAGAATGCCATCGATGAGATCTTCCGCTCGTGCCATACCCTGAAAGGTGCATCGGCCTCCATGGGCTTTTCCGATATGGAACGGATCTGTCATGCCATGGAGGACGTATTCCAGCTGGTCAGGAGCGGAAGTGCGGAGATTACCCAGGAACTCGGCAATCTGCTCCTGGCTTGTTCCGATGTCATTGAACAGATGATCGATGATATCGAGGCAGGGGGAGATTCCTCATCCAAGAATCCTGATGAACAGGTCAAGGCACTCAAAGAATGGGTAAGTAAACATGGCGGTGCCAAAGGAAAACAGACCGAAGCGGCTCCCACGGTTACCCGGCCAGCGGAGTCCCCGGAAATTCCACTGGATGGAGATGCCAATGCTGCCGGTATTCCGGAATTCGATATTCATATAACGGTCGCAAGCGAATGCATGATGAAAGACGTCCGGGCAATGCTTGCTATAGGAAATCTCGAAGGCCTCGGAACAATCATTTCAGTAAACCCTTCCAAGGAAGCTATCGATGAAGGGAAATTCGAAGGCAGTTTCGATCTCCGGATCCGGAGCGATGCCGGGGAAGATGCACTGAAAACCGCAGCTTCGGGAACCGAGATCGCATCTGTCGAGATAAAACCGGTTGTTATTGAAGAAGTTGTATCAGCGGATGCGCAGGCAGCCGCGAAAAAAGGACCTGAAGCTGACAAAAAACAGGCAACCTCTGCTGACAAGAACCGTGAGATCAAGCACCTGCGGGTGGATATCCACCAGCTCGACCATATCATGAACCTTGTCGAAGATCTGGTCATCAACCGCGGCAGACTCAAGCAGATAGCGGAACAGCATAAGATCAAGGAGATGGATGAGGCCATCGGGATGGTTGAACGATCCGTATCGGATCTCCAGAGCCTGATGATGATCATCCGGATGATCCCCTTAAACCAGATCTTCAACCGTCTCCCCCGGGTTGTCCGCGATGTTGCCCAGTATGACGGCAAAGAAGTCGAATTTGTTATCGAGGGCGGTGAGACTGAACTCGACCGGAGTGTTATGGATGGTCTCAACGATCCCCTGCTCCACCTCATAAGAAATGCCGTCAACCATGGCATCGAGTCTCCCGAGGCACGAGAAAATGCCGGTAAACCCCGCAAAGGATTCGTCAAACTCTCGGCCCACCGGGACCGGGATAACGTCATCATCGAGCTCGTTGATGACGGTGCGGGCATCAATGTAGAAAAAGTCAAGAAAAAAGCCATTGAGAAGGGAATGATCACCCAGGAAGCTGCAGATATTCTGACTGTCGATCAGGCAATAGATCTGCTCTTCCAGCCAGGCTTTTCAACAGCGGACAAGATCACGGATATCAGCGGGAGGGGCGTCGGCCTCGATGTAGTCAAACGATCAATCGAGGCTCTCAAAGGCACTATCCGGGTGGAGACCACTCCCGGAAAAGGCAGCAGGTTCGAACTCCTGCTTCCCCCGACAATGGCCATTGTCGATGTCATGATAGTCAGGATCAATGGCAAGCGTCTCGGGATACCCATAAGCAGTATTGTGGAAGTAGCGAATTTCAAGCGGGATTCCACCCACCATATCGGCAAAGGAGAAGCAATACTCCTGCGGGACGAAGTCCTCCAGATCATGTGGCTGAACGATATGGTTGGTGCATCCGAGATATGTGAGATCCTCATCGTTGTCCAGTACCAGAAACGGAAATGTTGCATTCCTGTTGATCTGGTGGAAGGAAAGCAGGAGGTTGTGGTAAAGCCGCTGAGCCGTTTTATCGGGAATACCCGGGGAGTCAGTGGTGTCACCATCCTGGGAGATGGGGAAGTCGTGCCAGTTCTCGATGTAAACACGATTGTGTAG
- a CDS encoding response regulator, whose protein sequence is MGKILIVDDTLFMRTLLKNILFSGGHTIAGEAGDGEEAVAKYKELKPDLVTMDVVMPKMNGIEALKAIKATDPGARIVMCTAVGQEQMVKLAIKSGAKGYIVKPFQAPKVLEEVKNVLAS, encoded by the coding sequence ATGGGAAAGATTCTGATCGTAGATGATACACTCTTTATGAGAACCCTTCTCAAAAACATCCTCTTCTCAGGCGGGCACACTATTGCCGGAGAAGCAGGAGATGGGGAAGAGGCCGTGGCAAAATACAAAGAACTCAAACCGGATCTCGTCACCATGGACGTTGTGATGCCCAAGATGAACGGTATCGAGGCATTGAAGGCAATCAAAGCAACCGATCCGGGTGCCAGAATCGTGATGTGTACTGCCGTGGGTCAGGAACAGATGGTAAAACTTGCCATCAAGTCCGGAGCCAAGGGGTATATTGTCAAGCCATTCCAGGCACCAAAAGTGTTAGAGGAAGTCAAAAACGTTCTCGCATCCTGA
- a CDS encoding chemotaxis protein CheC translates to MKLSTVQSDAIQELGNIGAAHAATTLSQMLGSAVEMSVPAIKAIDIAELGTYMGEESAAMVAFELQGEIQHGGYIIFYISRESAIRLTNTMLGLTDMNRPMNEMDESALLEVGNIMVSAFLDATAELLGFIMLPSPPALSVDMAHAAMSTLIAQMGEEIDEVLLFSTELVCEEHKIDSDIIMMPENSTLAHIVELMENMMKGI, encoded by the coding sequence ATGAAATTATCAACAGTCCAGTCTGATGCAATCCAGGAGCTCGGAAATATAGGAGCCGCACACGCCGCGACAACCTTATCTCAGATGCTGGGAAGTGCAGTAGAGATGAGCGTTCCGGCTATCAAGGCAATCGATATCGCAGAGCTCGGAACCTATATGGGTGAAGAATCTGCAGCCATGGTTGCCTTCGAGCTCCAGGGAGAGATTCAGCACGGGGGATATATTATATTTTATATATCCCGTGAATCGGCAATCCGCCTCACCAATACCATGCTTGGCCTGACGGATATGAACCGGCCCATGAATGAGATGGATGAGAGTGCACTCCTTGAAGTGGGCAACATCATGGTCTCCGCATTCCTGGATGCCACTGCCGAGCTTCTGGGTTTCATCATGCTCCCCTCCCCCCCGGCACTGAGTGTTGATATGGCCCATGCAGCCATGTCTACCCTTATTGCCCAGATGGGTGAAGAGATTGACGAAGTTCTCCTCTTCTCCACCGAACTCGTGTGCGAAGAACACAAAATTGACAGCGACATTATCATGATGCCTGAGAACAGCACACTTGCACATATTGTCGAACTGATGGAAAACATGATGAAAGGAATTTAA
- the flaJ gene encoding archaellar assembly protein FlaJ — MADTKENGAPEKEARPLPFASTIEGIKEKLDQVSEGKKMSADLLFMNTYMASLALASASRPEIFAYAANRKEYISAKYITKVDTLVKKWSYSYSEGLSIVAERTNNIVLKSMLNRYANAIDSGVPDEDFLRNELSTVKSVYRSQVEQGLELLKKWGDAYIAMLLSGTVIAVTMMVSIAIYAPAGLDSTLNMSYGIILCICVFGNVLMYQSVPDDPKTHGLKDRTSKEQATIHAMERIIVPLTIVAIIVTAVLGIPAALIFLLVGVLMAPMGIIGFIDDANITIRDNDFSTFIRSFGAVMGGQGTTAVYALNTIDKKSLVALEPLVNSVYSKMNLGLDDKQVWDKFIGESGSNYIYKYINIYLDTVTLGGPPEPIGTVVGSSMLEMVLLREKKDMHARSFIVLLVPMHMAMAGIFVALYRIMVVLTGSVASMMSKFQAAQNAAGASSGGGVSAGAVLGGGLTMFTNFPEKEMGAFVVYTLTIITASNILAARIVGGGDRYMYYFYTAIFCSLTGLILLIGPLVVGLFFSPEALQNMAAAGAAAGGAS; from the coding sequence ATGGCCGATACCAAAGAGAACGGGGCGCCGGAAAAAGAGGCCAGGCCCCTGCCGTTTGCATCTACCATTGAAGGCATAAAAGAGAAATTAGATCAGGTCAGCGAAGGCAAGAAGATGAGTGCTGATCTGCTATTCATGAATACGTACATGGCCTCCCTCGCCCTTGCCAGTGCATCGAGGCCGGAGATATTCGCGTACGCGGCAAACCGGAAAGAGTACATTTCTGCCAAATACATAACGAAAGTCGATACGCTTGTGAAAAAGTGGAGTTACAGTTATTCTGAAGGACTGAGTATCGTTGCCGAACGGACCAACAATATTGTCCTCAAGAGCATGCTCAACCGGTACGCCAATGCCATCGATTCCGGTGTCCCCGATGAAGATTTCTTAAGAAACGAACTTTCAACCGTTAAAAGTGTTTATAGGAGCCAGGTCGAACAGGGACTGGAACTGCTCAAAAAATGGGGGGACGCCTATATTGCCATGCTCCTGTCGGGAACGGTCATTGCCGTTACGATGATGGTATCGATTGCCATTTATGCTCCTGCCGGGCTCGATTCAACGCTGAACATGTCGTACGGCATCATCCTTTGTATCTGTGTTTTCGGCAATGTTCTGATGTACCAGTCCGTGCCCGATGATCCAAAAACGCATGGTCTCAAGGACCGAACCTCCAAAGAACAGGCAACGATTCATGCAATGGAACGGATCATCGTTCCCCTGACCATTGTGGCTATTATCGTTACCGCCGTTCTGGGAATTCCGGCCGCCCTGATCTTTCTTCTTGTCGGAGTCCTGATGGCACCTATGGGAATCATCGGATTTATTGATGATGCAAATATTACCATCAGGGACAATGATTTTTCCACCTTCATCCGCAGTTTCGGGGCGGTCATGGGGGGCCAGGGAACAACAGCAGTCTATGCCCTCAACACCATCGATAAAAAGTCCCTCGTTGCACTCGAACCCCTGGTGAATTCCGTATACTCAAAGATGAACCTTGGCCTTGACGACAAACAGGTCTGGGATAAATTCATCGGCGAATCGGGGAGCAATTACATCTACAAATATATCAACATCTACCTGGATACCGTCACCCTCGGCGGGCCACCGGAACCCATCGGAACCGTGGTAGGATCATCGATGCTTGAGATGGTACTGCTCCGGGAAAAGAAGGACATGCATGCCAGGAGTTTCATTGTACTCCTCGTTCCGATGCATATGGCAATGGCGGGTATTTTCGTAGCGCTTTACCGTATCATGGTTGTACTTACCGGGTCTGTCGCATCCATGATGAGCAAATTCCAGGCTGCACAGAATGCAGCGGGTGCAAGTTCCGGTGGGGGAGTTTCGGCAGGCGCCGTACTTGGCGGCGGGCTTACCATGTTTACGAATTTCCCAGAAAAGGAGATGGGGGCATTTGTCGTATATACTCTTACCATCATAACGGCATCCAATATCCTGGCAGCACGCATTGTTGGCGGGGGCGATCGGTATATGTATTATTTCTACACAGCAATATTCTGTTCATTAACCGGTCTTATCCTCCTGATAGGACCCCTCGTTGTCGGGTTGTTCTTCAGCCCGGAGGCACTTCAGAACATGGCCGCAGCCGGAGCAGCCGCCGGAGGAGCATCATGA
- the cheB gene encoding chemotaxis-specific protein-glutamate methyltransferase CheB produces MVKVLIVDDSVFMRTVIRDMVTKDPAIEVVGTASNGVDALERIESLSPDLVTLDIEMPKMNGIQVLEELRKTKPKQRPKILMLSSLTSKDAEMTVQAIRLGADDFMLKPKDIPHVREIEQELVSKIKHLVTLTSVPVPRSTPQPTGAAERVVLIGSSAGGPPMLDSLLAALPSDLPAGVMVTQHMPVGFTAALAERFNRIASMPVKETENGDLIETGKILVSKAGVHTVISGVMEANKPMAGRIVHTTSPTLHGVRPAVDKTFESAAHVYGKNIVSVILSGMGNDAGAGAQAIKEAGGVSLICDEKDCLVYGMARSAIQHNAVDKVLPLTKLAKEIERVVHQMEENRV; encoded by the coding sequence ATGGTGAAGGTACTCATTGTTGATGATTCCGTGTTCATGCGCACGGTCATCCGGGATATGGTAACCAAGGATCCGGCTATTGAAGTAGTGGGAACTGCCTCAAACGGCGTCGATGCCCTTGAAAGGATAGAATCGCTCAGCCCGGATCTTGTCACCCTGGACATCGAAATGCCCAAGATGAACGGGATTCAGGTTCTCGAAGAACTCAGGAAAACAAAGCCAAAGCAGCGCCCAAAAATCCTGATGCTGAGTTCGCTCACCTCGAAAGATGCGGAGATGACGGTCCAGGCCATCCGGCTTGGTGCCGATGACTTCATGCTCAAGCCAAAAGACATCCCGCATGTCAGGGAGATCGAACAGGAACTGGTTTCCAAGATAAAACATCTGGTAACGCTCACATCGGTCCCGGTTCCCCGAAGTACCCCGCAGCCAACCGGAGCTGCAGAGCGGGTTGTGCTCATCGGTTCATCCGCCGGGGGTCCGCCTATGCTTGATTCCCTTCTGGCAGCCCTGCCATCGGATCTGCCTGCCGGTGTGATGGTTACCCAGCATATGCCGGTAGGTTTCACCGCAGCCCTTGCCGAGCGTTTCAACCGCATTGCATCCATGCCCGTCAAGGAGACAGAAAATGGAGATCTGATAGAGACCGGTAAGATCCTCGTATCAAAAGCAGGAGTGCACACGGTTATCAGTGGCGTGATGGAAGCAAACAAACCAATGGCAGGCCGGATTGTTCATACAACTTCCCCGACCCTGCATGGAGTCCGCCCAGCAGTTGACAAGACATTTGAATCCGCAGCGCATGTTTATGGAAAGAACATTGTATCGGTAATCCTGAGCGGAATGGGCAATGATGCCGGAGCCGGTGCTCAAGCGATCAAGGAAGCCGGGGGAGTGAGCCTTATCTGTGATGAAAAGGATTGTCTTGTATATGGGATGGCCAGATCGGCAATCCAGCATAATGCCGTCGATAAAGTTCTTCCCCTGACCAAACTGGCAAAAGAGATCGAACGGGTAGTGCACCAGATGGAGGAAAACCGTGTCTGA
- a CDS encoding chemotaxis protein CheD codes for MADPSHSHEQTAMIGIGEYRVGSFPMMTIGLGSCIGLTLYDDSLKVGAMVHIMLPESAGRKDRPGKYADTAVPILLKELNAMGCKNRSLVAKMAGGASMFEYFGANLNIGERNAEKIRALLKEHNIRLVKEDVGGKVGRSVTFFPQNNGKVAIRRADGTTGEL; via the coding sequence ATGGCCGACCCGTCCCATTCCCATGAACAGACCGCAATGATTGGTATCGGAGAATACCGCGTAGGTTCGTTCCCCATGATGACCATCGGCCTTGGTTCATGTATCGGGCTCACCCTGTATGATGATTCATTGAAGGTTGGGGCAATGGTCCATATCATGCTGCCAGAAAGTGCAGGAAGAAAAGATCGCCCGGGGAAATATGCTGATACCGCAGTCCCGATCCTTCTCAAGGAACTCAATGCAATGGGTTGCAAGAACCGGTCGCTCGTGGCTAAAATGGCCGGGGGTGCCAGCATGTTCGAATACTTTGGGGCAAATCTCAATATCGGCGAGAGGAATGCCGAGAAGATCCGGGCTCTCTTAAAAGAACACAATATCAGACTGGTAAAAGAGGATGTTGGCGGCAAAGTCGGCAGGTCGGTAACATTCTTCCCGCAAAATAATGGAAAGGTCGCAATCAGGAGAGCCGATGGCACGACCGGTGAATTATAG
- a CDS encoding two-component regulator propeller domain-containing protein, which translates to MARPVNYSAVLFLFSILLFMYPVAAEGAGSSIADTQTANTPVPYTITLFIPTADMIHSDQIKDQIIGLNGYDAIFATSFGLSTYNGSWSTRHANLNNISAGILDDYITAIEYDAKGNLWLGYSGGIQIYNGRDYQVIQDQQLLKDPRINDIQRWNNDVWVATGNAGIHRYRDGTWTWFQPMTPSGPGFYEIDSMVLDPAADAMLIATANQGLWVIRSPDDPVRFELLAGKNTSFAQLKHVRRDPQGGGYFFDDTSVVHYGKDSGFVQILTTKDLSPYEIAINDIAAGPDGKLYIASDNGLFIWENGKIYRHLNRFEGIGSSQIVRTVNIDAQNRVWFSTPGYVGFYFDQSNPETIIGINLVTPTPDQTYNPAGVQTTIPSSGYGAIPGTQSMEGSKTGTTKNGILDPVFGLINSITGLAGIRIFP; encoded by the coding sequence ATGGCACGACCGGTGAATTATAGCGCTGTACTTTTTCTCTTCAGCATTCTCCTGTTCATGTATCCGGTTGCTGCAGAGGGGGCAGGTTCATCCATTGCCGACACCCAGACGGCAAACACACCGGTACCTTATACAATCACTCTTTTCATACCCACAGCAGACATGATTCATTCGGATCAGATCAAGGATCAGATCATTGGTCTCAATGGCTATGATGCCATCTTCGCAACATCGTTTGGCCTGTCAACCTACAACGGGAGCTGGAGCACACGTCACGCTAACCTGAACAATATTTCCGCAGGCATTCTTGACGATTATATTACCGCTATTGAATATGATGCCAAGGGGAATCTCTGGCTGGGATACTCGGGGGGAATCCAGATCTACAATGGCAGAGATTACCAGGTTATCCAGGACCAGCAGCTCTTAAAAGATCCACGGATCAACGATATCCAGCGCTGGAATAACGATGTCTGGGTTGCCACCGGCAATGCAGGAATCCACCGCTATCGGGACGGTACCTGGACCTGGTTTCAGCCAATGACACCATCCGGGCCGGGATTTTATGAGATAGACAGTATGGTTCTCGATCCTGCAGCCGATGCAATGCTGATCGCTACCGCAAACCAGGGGCTTTGGGTCATCAGATCACCTGACGACCCTGTACGTTTCGAACTTCTTGCCGGGAAGAACACATCATTTGCCCAGTTAAAACATGTCAGGCGCGATCCCCAGGGGGGCGGGTACTTCTTTGATGACACGTCTGTAGTCCATTACGGAAAGGATTCAGGATTCGTGCAAATCCTGACCACAAAAGATCTCTCCCCCTATGAGATCGCAATCAATGACATTGCCGCGGGCCCTGACGGGAAATTGTATATCGCCAGCGACAACGGCCTCTTCATCTGGGAAAACGGAAAGATTTACCGGCACCTGAACCGGTTTGAAGGGATCGGGTCATCACAAATCGTCCGCACGGTAAATATTGACGCACAGAACCGGGTATGGTTTTCCACACCGGGATATGTTGGTTTTTATTTTGACCAGTCGAACCCGGAAACCATCATTGGTATTAACCTTGTAACGCCAACACCGGACCAGACGTACAATCCTGCCGGTGTACAGACAACAATCCCCTCGTCAGGTTACGGAGCAATACCGGGAACGCAGTCCATGGAAGGATCAAAAACAGGTACAACAAAAAATGGCATTCTCGATCCGGTATTTGGATTGATCAATTCCATTACCGGGCTGGCTGGGATCAGGATATTTCCCTGA
- a CDS encoding CheF family chemotaxis protein: MKEVPAKIEHNNQWIVIKLGIGEDRIVLPAPVNQEILFKSVADVAEKKNILLITVKTDKETVYKILSVEKVLQVLKKLILGSCNAYRLMAYFMSPAIRGGVMIKDATWEKGSVVVVHSGIWFVSATKQICVPVTDVAAIELTKRDVQGKPTEVVRIDHLESGEVVSSLVLCPLSTLQVLYNFLKETTKGMDMKGTELDGVDQQVAMLIYSGMDSHAIENMLNIPHKQLDAIYDKVLKLGLAEVVTIRREVQLTTKGVRYISDATKSQTN, translated from the coding sequence ATGAAAGAAGTTCCGGCAAAAATCGAGCACAATAACCAGTGGATTGTTATCAAGCTGGGAATCGGAGAGGATCGGATAGTCCTGCCGGCACCTGTCAATCAGGAAATACTTTTCAAATCTGTGGCAGATGTTGCTGAAAAGAAAAACATCCTTCTGATTACGGTCAAGACAGATAAAGAGACCGTTTATAAGATACTCTCCGTTGAGAAAGTTTTGCAGGTATTAAAAAAGCTCATTCTCGGCTCCTGCAATGCTTACCGCCTGATGGCATATTTTATGTCCCCTGCAATACGGGGCGGTGTCATGATCAAGGATGCCACCTGGGAGAAAGGCAGCGTTGTCGTAGTTCATTCCGGCATCTGGTTTGTCAGTGCAACAAAACAGATCTGCGTCCCGGTGACCGATGTTGCAGCAATTGAACTGACAAAAAGGGATGTACAGGGAAAACCAACGGAAGTAGTAAGGATAGATCACCTCGAAAGCGGCGAAGTCGTCTCAAGCCTTGTCTTATGCCCGCTTTCTACCCTTCAGGTTCTCTACAATTTCCTCAAGGAGACCACAAAAGGCATGGATATGAAGGGAACTGAACTTGACGGTGTCGACCAGCAGGTGGCCATGCTCATCTATTCCGGAATGGATTCCCATGCCATAGAAAATATGCTCAACATACCCCACAAGCAGCTCGATGCAATTTATGATAAAGTTCTCAAACTGGGCCTGGCAGAAGTGGTCACAATCAGGAGGGAAGTCCAGCTGACAACCAAAGGAGTCCGGTATATTTCCGATGCAACAAAATCCCAGACAAACTGA
- a CDS encoding type II/IV secretion system ATPase subunit — protein sequence MGTLSVAVNLPFTPEVVDSNVDFYNDIESSPLYKMLPANAKDYVKASPHLLEYLHTFPVNTYGIPLFLSELKKDLRSMKSPNLIYPVNDTTFVHILPDPDDVRNFYIPIEPSFLHSVSQMMPVIETKLIDLIDGLEEDPISDKERAEVLKKMLATVAITKSKNADISLYTAGAGGKQDFKAKMTKFLNTDFTAQKKMKDTKKKHQVPLTPDGKVILTNEEYRAIEYLLIRDKIDMGVLKPFLSDSYIEDISCDGVGPIFIEHKIFKGLKSVIEFKVSSELDEFVVKMAERIKRPITYRNPVVDATLLDGSRINIVYGTAISRHGSNFTIRKVNEVPLSILNIIDSNGIDYTAAAYLWVCVEYGMSLFVSGETASGKTTLLNAITAFIPPENKIVTIEDTPELNVPHRNWIREVALAKGKGEGGGASGEVSMFDLLKAALRQRPNQILVGEIRGVEGAVAFGAMQTGHPVMSTFHAASVEKLIQRLCGDPINIPRTYVDNLNLVVIQSAVKRPDGQLVRRMISCNELVGFNPETQGFTFVEMFSWEPVSDTFVWSGKGSSFLLENKIATMLGMPESRKAEIYLEVEKRAKILERLHKAGYTKFWDLFHMMTKIKKQGLLTIGS from the coding sequence ATGGGGACTCTCTCGGTTGCAGTCAACCTGCCATTTACCCCGGAAGTGGTTGACTCGAATGTCGATTTTTATAATGACATTGAATCGAGCCCGCTCTATAAGATGCTCCCGGCAAATGCCAAAGACTATGTCAAGGCAAGCCCTCATCTTCTCGAATATCTCCATACATTCCCAGTCAACACTTATGGAATCCCCCTTTTCTTATCTGAACTGAAAAAAGATCTGCGTTCAATGAAAAGCCCGAACCTCATCTACCCGGTGAACGATACAACGTTTGTCCATATCCTTCCCGATCCCGATGATGTGAGAAATTTTTACATCCCGATTGAGCCGTCGTTCCTCCATAGTGTCAGCCAGATGATGCCGGTAATCGAGACCAAACTTATCGATCTTATCGATGGCCTTGAGGAAGATCCCATCAGCGACAAAGAGAGGGCAGAAGTCCTCAAAAAGATGCTCGCAACCGTTGCCATCACGAAATCAAAGAATGCCGATATATCCCTGTATACGGCAGGAGCCGGGGGCAAGCAGGACTTCAAAGCAAAGATGACCAAATTTCTCAATACGGATTTTACTGCCCAGAAAAAGATGAAGGACACCAAAAAGAAACACCAGGTGCCGCTCACTCCCGATGGCAAAGTAATCCTGACAAATGAGGAGTACCGGGCAATCGAGTACCTGCTGATCCGGGATAAAATCGATATGGGGGTCCTCAAACCGTTCCTTTCCGACTCATATATCGAAGATATCTCCTGTGACGGTGTCGGGCCGATCTTCATTGAGCATAAGATCTTCAAAGGTCTCAAATCGGTCATTGAGTTTAAAGTATCGAGCGAACTGGATGAATTTGTCGTCAAGATGGCCGAACGGATCAAGCGTCCCATCACGTACCGGAACCCGGTTGTCGATGCAACACTGCTGGACGGATCGCGTATCAACATTGTGTACGGCACAGCCATCTCCCGACATGGAAGCAACTTTACGATACGTAAAGTGAACGAAGTGCCGTTGAGCATCCTCAACATCATCGACAGCAATGGTATCGATTATACGGCAGCAGCCTATCTCTGGGTCTGCGTGGAATACGGGATGTCTCTTTTCGTTTCCGGAGAGACCGCCAGCGGCAAAACCACGCTCCTGAATGCGATCACGGCATTCATTCCCCCTGAAAACAAGATTGTGACCATTGAAGATACTCCCGAACTGAACGTTCCCCACCGCAACTGGATCCGGGAGGTTGCACTTGCAAAAGGAAAAGGAGAGGGGGGCGGGGCAAGCGGAGAAGTCTCCATGTTCGACCTTCTCAAAGCCGCACTGCGTCAGCGGCCCAACCAGATTCTCGTGGGTGAGATCCGAGGTGTCGAAGGTGCGGTCGCCTTTGGTGCGATGCAGACCGGCCACCCGGTCATGAGCACATTCCACGCTGCATCGGTCGAGAAACTGATCCAGCGTCTCTGCGGGGACCCGATCAACATCCCCAGAACCTATGTCGATAACCTCAATCTTGTCGTGATCCAGAGTGCAGTCAAACGTCCGGACGGTCAGCTGGTGCGGCGGATGATCAGCTGCAATGAGCTTGTCGGGTTCAACCCGGAAACCCAGGGTTTTACGTTTGTCGAGATGTTCTCCTGGGAGCCGGTATCAGATACTTTTGTCTGGTCAGGAAAAGGCAGCTCGTTCTTACTTGAGAACAAGATTGCAACCATGCTGGGTATGCCCGAGAGCAGGAAAGCTGAGATCTATCTCGAAGTGGAGAAACGGGCAAAAATTCTGGAGCGCCTCCATAAAGCCGGGTATACCAAGTTCTGGGACCTCTTCCACATGATGACGAAGATCAAGAAACAGGGTCTCCTCACGATTGGTTCCTGA